The following proteins are encoded in a genomic region of Arachis stenosperma cultivar V10309 chromosome 4, arast.V10309.gnm1.PFL2, whole genome shotgun sequence:
- the LOC130974275 gene encoding mitochondrial inner membrane protease ATP23-like, protein MAQKASSAHGLENVKTVEEVQAMIQKSFRLPMVKFLRQRLAKAGCPVSDNFFKASECKGAHGTGGFVPGSGIFVCSNYMRIQDEVDQVVIHELINAFDDCRAVNIDWSDCAHQACSEIRAGHLSGDCHFKRELLRGHMKLRGHEPECIKRRVLKSLSSNPNCAGSAAQDSMEAVWDICYNDTKPFDRAP, encoded by the coding sequence ATGGCACAGAAGGCTTCTTCAGCTCATGGTTTAGAGAATGTGAAAACGGTGGAGGAAGTCCAAGCTATGATTCAAAAGAGTTTCCGACTTCCAATGGTGAAATTCTTGAGGCAACGCCTGGCAAAAGCTGGGTGTCCTGTGAGTGACAATTTTTTCAAGGCTTCTGAGTGCAAAGGCGCGCATGGCACTGGTGGTTTTGTACCTGGTTCTGGAATATTTGTATGTAGCAACTATATGCGAATTCAAGATGAGGTCGACCAGGTGGTAATTCATGAACTAATTAATGCATTTGATGACTGTCGTGCTGTCAATATAGATTGGAGTGATTGTGCTCACCAAGCTTGTAGTGAGATTCGAGCTGGTCATCTATCTGGTGATTGCCATTTCAAGCGGGAACTACTTCGTGGCCATATGAAATTAAGAGGGCATGAACCCGAATGTATCAAAAGAAGAGTTTTGAAATCTCTCTCTTCAAACCCTAATTGTGCTGGTTCAGCTGCCCAAGATTCTATGGAAGCTGTATGGGATATTTGTTACAATGATACAAAGCCATTTGACAGAGCTCCTTGA
- the LOC130974274 gene encoding heat shock 70 kDa protein 18-like yields MAKKHKGRAIGIDLGTTYSCVAAWEKQNGRAEIIVNDQGNRTTPSFVAFTDSHRFIGDAAKNQAAANPSNTIFDAKRLIGRKYKDPTIENDLKLWPFKVVSGVDDKPMIMVNYKGKEKCLAAEEISSMILTKMKEIAEAYMDSSVNNAVITVPAYFNDSQRKATKDAGIIAGLNVIRIINEPTAAALAYGLQKKANCSGKRNVFIFDLGGGTFDVSLVTIEGDNIEVKATAGDTHLGGEDFDNRMVSHLVQEFKRKNGVDITGTPRALRRLRNECEKAKRILSHTNETTIEIDALFQGVDFRFSLTRACFEELNRDLFEKCMEIAQKCLDDAKMKKSKIHDVVLVGGSSRIPKVQSLLQNFFLGKELCKSINPDEAVAFGAAVQAALLSEDYSFVPPLVLVDVTPLMATKHKGHAIGIDLGTTYSCVAAWEEQNGRAEIIVNDQGNRTTPSFVAFTDSQRLIGDAAKNQATANPSNTIFDAKRLIGRTYKDPTIYNDLKLWPFKVVSGVDDKPMIMVNYKGKEKFLAAEEISSMILTKMKEIAEAYLESSVNNAMITVPAYFNDSQRKATKDAGIIAGLNVIRIINEPTAAALAYGLQKRAKCSGKRNVFIFDLGGGTFDVSLVTIEGDNIEVKATAGDTHLGGEDFDNRMMSHLVQEFKRKIRMDITRDPRAMRRLRNECEKAKRILSHANETTIEIDALFQGIDFRFSITRARFEELNRDLFEKCMEISQKCLDDANIAKSDVHDVVLVGGSSRIPKVQRLLQKLFEGKELH; encoded by the exons ATGGCAAAAAAACATAAGGGTCGTGCAATAGGAATCGATCTAGGAACTACATACTCATGTGTTGCAGCATGGGAAAAGCAAAATGGTCGTGCAGAGATTATTGTGAATGATCAAGGCAACAGAACTACACCTTCTTTCGTTGCCTTCACTGATTCTCACAGGTTCATTGGTGATGCTGCTAAAAATCAAGCTGCTGCCAACCCCTCTAACACCATCTTTG ATGCTAAAAGGTTGATTGGCAGAAAATACAAAGATCCCACAATTGAGAATGATCTTAAGTTATGGCCATTCAAGGTTGTATCTGGTGTTGATGACAAACCAATGATTATGGTGaactacaaaggcaaggaaAAGTGTCTTGCTGCTGAAGAAATCTCATCTATGATTCTCACAAAGATGAAGGAGATTGCAGAGGCCTATATGGACTCTTCTGTGAACAATGCAGTGATTACAGTCCCTGCCTATTTCAATGACTCGCAGCGAAAAGCCACCAAAGATGCCGGCATCATTGCCGGCCTTAATGTCATCAGAATCATCAACGAACCAACAGCTGCGGCTCTTGCATATGGCCTTCAAAAGAAAGCCAACTGTTCCGGAAAGCGCAATGTTTTCATATTTGATCTTGGTGGTGGTACCTTTGATGTGTCTCTAGTCACAATTGAAGGTGATAACATTGAAGTTAAGGCCACTGCCGGAGACACTCATCTGGGAGGGGAAGATTTTGATAACAGAATGGTGAGTCACTTGGTACAAGAGTTCAAAAGAAAGAACGGAGTTGACATTACTGGGACTCCCAGAGCACTGAGGAGGTTGAGAAATGAATGCGAGAAAGCAAAAAGGATACTGTCACATACAAATGAGACTACAATTGAGATAGATGCTTTGTTCCAAGGCGTTGATTTTCGATTTTCTTTAACTCGTGCTTGCTTTGAGGAACTCAACAGGGACTTGTTTGAGAAGTGCATGGAGATTGCTCAGAAGTGTCTTGATGATGCTAAGATGAAGAAAAGCAAGATACATGATGTGGTCCTTGTTGGTGGATCTTCAAGAATCCCAAAAGTGCAGAGTTTATTACAGAACTTCTTTTTAGGGAAGGAGCTTTGCAAGAGTATCAACCCGGATGAAGCCGTCGCTTTTGGCGCCGCTGTCCAAGCTGCATTGTTGAGTGAAGACTATAGCTTTGTCCCACCCTTGGTTCTGGTGGATGTAACTCCTCT AATGGCAACAAAGCATAAGGGTCATGCGATAGGAATCGATCTTGGAACTACATACTCGTGTGTTGCAGCATGGGAAGAACAAAATGGTCGTGCAGAGATTATTGTGAATGATCAAGGCAACAGAACAACACCTTCTTTCGTTGCTTTCACTGATTCTCAAAGGTTGATTGGTGATGCTGCTAAAAATCAAGCCACAGCCAACCCCTCTAACACCATCTTTG ATGCTAAAAGGTTGATTGGCAGAACATACAAGGATCCTACAATTTACAATGATCTTAAGTTATGGCCATTCAAGGTTGTATCTGGTGTTGATGACAAACCCATGATTATGGTGaactacaaaggcaaggaaAAGTTTCTTGCGGCTGAAGAAATCTCATCAATGATCCTCACAAAGATGAAGGAGATTGCAGAGGCCTATTTGGAGTCTTCTGTGAACAATGCAATGATTACAGTCCCTGCCTATTTCAATGACTCGCAGCGAAAAGCCACCAAAGATGCCGGCATCATTGCCGGCCTTAATGTCATCAGAATCATCAACGAACCAACAGCTGCAGCTCTTGCATATGGCCTTCAAAAGAGAGCCAAATGTTCCGGAAAGCGCAATGTTTTCATATTTGATCTTGGTGGTGGTACCTTTGATGTGTCTCTAGTCACAATTGAAGGTGATAACATTGAAGTTAAGGCCACTGCCGGAGACACTCATCTCGGAGGGGAAGATTTCGATAACAGAATGATGAGTCACTTGGTACAAGAGTTCAAAAGAAAGATCAGAATGGACATTACTCGTGATCCCAGAGCAATGAGGAGGTTGAGAAACGAATGTGAGAAAGCAAAAAGGATACTTTCACATGCTAATGAGACTACTATTGAGATAGATGCTTTGTTTCAAGGCATTGACTTTCGTTTCTCTATAACTCGTGCAAGGTTTGAAGAACTCAACAGGGACTTGTTTGAGAAGTGCATGGAGATTTCTCAGAAGTGCCTTGATGATGCTAACATTGCCAAGAGTGATGTACATGATGTGGTCCTTGTTGGTGGATCTTCAAGGATTCCCAAAGTGCAGAGATTATTGCAGAAATTGTTTGAGGGGAAGGAGCTGCATTAA